A genomic segment from Lytechinus variegatus isolate NC3 chromosome 10, Lvar_3.0, whole genome shotgun sequence encodes:
- the LOC121422612 gene encoding QRFP-like peptide receptor, translated as MTQLMDESTLYDSMVVKGLSNETQGGLDENSTILVSFSWSPMDWSWSVILQLISAILGILGNLLVIVVLFHRRKKNRSTDTLISGLAVADFLTSVMLIPNPSPTYIPNTWLGELYCRFVFTQSLLWASITASTYLLISISVERYIAVVYPLHVKRLITRRRISNLICLIWILSVLSLLFVFFVHSVDAFTNKCKEQYLNRYTKLIIAYYWFCLRLVVPCFAMLITQVLIARKLSRQSNNAQGMTTHLSNRNPMPSLHIVARKRILKMMVIVILVYFICWTPNQIAYLGYNVGWVPESYLNSDLHSMLTVLGFYNSCANPIIYAVRYPEFKEALKDMVTRNSERNNALGRGVIDISTVGGTKMAGKP; from the coding sequence ATGACGCAATTGATGGATGAAAGTACTCTATATGATTCCATGGTTGTCAAAGGACTATCAAATGAAACGCAGGGTGGACTTGATGAAAATTCGACAATCCTTGTAAGTTTTTCCTGGAGTCCAATGGATTGGTCATGGTCGGTTATCCTGCAACTTATCTCTGCAATCCTTGGCATTTTAGGAAATCTCCTAGTGATTGTTGTTCTTTTTCATCGCAGGAAGAAAAACAGATCCACAGATACCTTGATCAGTGGTCTTGCTGTTGCAGACTTCTTAACTTCAGTGATGCTCATACCAAATCCTTCGCCAACGTACATTCCAAACACCTGGCTGGGTGAGCTCTACTGCAGATTTGTTTTCACACAAAGCCTCCTCTGGGCGTCCATTACGGCCTCGACATATCTCCTGATATCTATATCTGTTGAAAGGTACATTGCTGTGGTATATCCTCTTCATGTCAAGCGCCTCATTACTCGGCGTCGTATCTCGAACTTAATCTGTCTTATCTGGATCCTGTCTGTGTTATCTTTACTCTTCGTCTTCTTTGTGCATTCAGTTGACGCTTTCACCAACAAGTGCAAAGAACAGTATCTAAACCGCTACACAAAACTTATTATAGCTTATTACTGGTTCTGTCTGCGTCTCGTTGTGCCATGTTTCGCCATGCTAATCACACAGGTTCTAATTGCTCGTAAGCTAAGTCGTCAATCTAACAACGCTCAAGGAATGACTACCCATCTCTCCAACAGAAACCCAATGCCATCACTCCACATTGTGGCCAGAAAACGTATCCTGAAGATGATGGTCATTGTCATTTTAGTCTACTTTATCTGCTGGACTCCGAACCAGATTGCTTACCTTGGTTATAATGTCGGTTGGGTTCCTGAATCCTACCTTAACAGTGATCTCCATTCAATGCTTACCGTTCTTGGATTCTATAACTCCTGCGCAAACCCGATCATCTATGCGGTTAGGTACCCTGAGTTTAAGGAAGCTCTGAAAGACATGGTCACTCGAAACTCCGAAAGAAATAACGCACTTGGAAGAGGTGTCATTGACATAAGTACCGTGGGTGGCACAAAAATGGCGGGAAAACCTTAG
- the LOC121423175 gene encoding QRFP-like peptide receptor encodes MMDESTRNDSTIVNGLSNEMQVRLDANTTILVSFSWSPMDWSWSVILQLISAILGILGNLLVIVVLFNRRKKNRSTDTLISCLAVADFLTSVMLIPNPSPTYIPNTWLGELYCRFVFTQSLLWASITASTYLLISISVERYIAVVYPLHVKRLITRRRISNLICLIWILSVLSLLFVFFVHSVDAFTNKCKEQYLNRYTKLIIAYYWFCLRLVVPCFAMLITQVLIARKLSHQSNNAQGMTTHLSKSNPMPSLHIVARERILKMMVIVILVYFICWTPNQIAYLGYNIGWVPESYLNSDLHSMLTVLGFYNSCANPIIYAVRYPEFKEALKDMVTRNSERNNALGRGVIDISTVGGTKMAAKL; translated from the coding sequence ATGATGGATGAAAGTACTCGAAATGATTCCACGATTGTCAATGGACTATCGAATGAAATGCAGGTTAGACTTGATGCAAATACGACAATCCTTGTAAGTTTTTCATGGAGTCCAATGGATTGGTCATGGTCGGTTATCCTGCAACTTATTTCTGCAATCCTTGGCATTTTAGGAAATCTCCTAGTGATTGTTGTTCTTTTTAATCGCAGGAAGAAAAACAGATCCACAGATACCTTGATCAGTTGTCTTGCTGTTGCAGACTTCTTAACTTCAGTGATGCTCATACCAAACCCTTCGCCAACGTACATTCCAAACACCTGGCTGGGTGAGCTCTACTGCAGATTTGTTTTCACACAAAGCCTCCTCTGGGCGTCCATTACGGCCTCGACATATCTCCTGATATCTATATCTGTTGAAAGGTACATTGCTGTGGTATATCCTCTTCATGTCAAGCGCCTCATTACTCGGCGTCGTATCTCGAACTTAATCTGTCTTATCTGGATCCTGTCTGTCTTATCTTTACTCTTCGTCTTCTTTGTGCATTCAGTTGACGCTTTCACCAACAAGTGCAAAGAACAGTATCTAAACCGCTACACAAAACTTATTATAGCTTATTACTGGTTCTGTCTGCGTCTCGTTGTGCCATGTTTCGCCATGCTAATCACACAGGTTCTAATTGCTCGTAAGCTAAGTCATCAATCTAACAACGCTCAAGGAATGACTACCCATCTCTCCAAAAGCAACCCAATGCCGTCACTCCACATTGTGGCCAGAGAACGTATCCTAAAGATGATGGTCATTGTCATTCTAGTCTACTTTATCTGCTGGACTCCGAACCAGATTGCTTACCTTGGTTATAATATTGGGTGGGTTCCTGAATCCTACCTTAACAGTGATCTCCATTCAATGCTTACCGTTCTTGGATTCTATAACTCCTGCGCAAACCCGATCATCTATGCGGTTAGGTACCCTGAGTTTAAGGAAGCTCTGAAAGACATGGTCACTCGAAACTCCGAAAGAAATAATGCACTTGGAAGAGGTGTCATTGACATAAGTACCGTGGGTGGCACCAAAATGGCGGCAAAACTTTAG